In Deltaproteobacteria bacterium, one DNA window encodes the following:
- a CDS encoding diguanylate cyclase, with product MAIKIKTKIIATIGSIFILLFLLGIIAIYNRNILFKGMADMKEDAHRLGVLIELQVAMDQAVMPANDYLITGNLKEERGKFQQIDAEVGKGFEQAEDFIQGNDETGLIKAAKERYAVLKKIVFEIFSIQNPVGNKKGIQLMQEMDALIHDIIVYQIDKVVRLEKEKMNRHITSVNLIKKRVDILLFIGAILTVIVIVANAYYFINSIMKPIVEFKKGTALIRDGRLDYRVDVRDGVEMNLLADDFNEMTRRLQESYEGLEKKVEERTRQLNELNERLNELSITDGLTGVYNHRHFYERLTEEIKRANRYGRPLSLIIADIDYFKNYNDTHGHLAGDDVLKGVARCIKSNARENDMVARYGGEEFSIILPETGKDGARDLTERIRRCIAGQPFPHKETQPGGNLTISLGVATFPDDANDAMGVINKKADDALYMAKEKGRNRVEAAG from the coding sequence ATGGCAATAAAGATAAAGACAAAAATAATAGCAACCATTGGCTCTATATTTATCCTGCTTTTCCTGCTCGGGATAATAGCTATTTATAACCGGAATATCCTCTTCAAAGGCATGGCGGACATGAAGGAAGACGCTCACAGGTTAGGCGTCCTGATTGAACTTCAGGTTGCAATGGATCAGGCAGTAATGCCTGCCAATGATTATCTGATAACAGGGAATCTCAAAGAAGAAAGGGGTAAGTTTCAGCAGATTGACGCTGAAGTTGGAAAGGGATTTGAGCAGGCAGAAGATTTTATACAGGGTAATGATGAAACAGGACTTATTAAAGCGGCGAAGGAAAGATATGCTGTCTTAAAGAAGATCGTCTTTGAAATATTTTCCATACAAAATCCTGTTGGCAATAAAAAGGGGATTCAACTGATGCAGGAGATGGATGCCCTAATCCATGACATAATAGTATATCAGATTGATAAGGTAGTAAGACTTGAAAAGGAAAAGATGAATAGGCATATCACATCCGTCAATTTAATAAAAAAGAGGGTAGATATATTATTATTCATAGGCGCCATTCTTACTGTAATTGTAATCGTGGCAAATGCGTATTATTTTATCAATTCTATTATGAAGCCTATAGTTGAGTTTAAGAAAGGAACAGCCCTTATAAGAGATGGAAGGCTTGACTACAGGGTGGATGTAAGGGACGGCGTTGAGATGAACCTTCTGGCAGATGATTTTAATGAGATGACACGGAGACTTCAGGAATCATACGAGGGTTTGGAGAAAAAGGTTGAGGAAAGAACACGACAGTTGAATGAATTAAATGAAAGACTAAATGAGCTTTCAATAACTGACGGACTTACAGGGGTATATAATCACAGGCATTTTTACGAGAGGCTTACAGAGGAGATAAAAAGGGCAAACCGTTATGGCCGCCCGCTTTCCCTTATCATAGCCGATATAGACTACTTCAAAAATTATAATGACACCCACGGTCATCTGGCAGGGGATGATGTCTTGAAAGGGGTTGCCCGTTGCATAAAAAGTAATGCAAGGGAAAATGATATGGTTGCCAGATACGGCGGAGAGGAGTTCTCTATAATCCTTCCGGAAACAGGTAAAGATGGCGCCAGAGATTTGACTGAGAGGATAAGACGCTGCATAGCAGGGCAGCCTTTTCCACATAAAGAGACTCAACCTGGCGGAAATCTGACTATAAGCCTTGGTGTCGCAACATTTCCTGATGATGCGAATGATGCAATGGGTGTTATTAATAAAAAGGCAGATGATGCGCTGTACATGGCAAAGGAAAAAGGGAGAAACAGGGTTGAGGCAGCGGGATAA
- a CDS encoding NrtA/SsuA/CpmA family ABC transporter substrate-binding protein, with amino-acid sequence MHQLMHSQKRRVFFWLGVVFAITIMVLILDSHYSFSQVKERVRIGLPLQQQSSLAIIAAEKGFYSKEGLAVTVKEYPSGKRAVEGMLAGAVDVASTAETPIVFASFERQDFSIIASIGSSGDLMRIIARKDKGIQKPGDLRGKRIAVQKGSATHFFLHIFLLKNGLSEKDVNLSFKKVEELPEALASGEIDAFSQREPFIGEAKGLLGDNAVVFAEPGIYFLSEEMIALNSLIKDKPEVINRLLRSLLQAERFAREHPDQAIKIVSNKLKSSESEISALWNGFDFTVSLKQVIFNILEDEARWAINSKLTDKTKVPNYLNFIYLKGLEAVKPEAVTIIR; translated from the coding sequence ATGCATCAATTAATGCATTCACAAAAGAGAAGGGTCTTTTTCTGGTTAGGGGTTGTCTTTGCCATTACGATTATGGTTCTGATACTTGACAGTCACTATTCATTTAGTCAGGTCAAAGAAAGGGTGAGAATTGGCCTTCCACTTCAGCAGCAAAGCTCGCTTGCTATTATCGCAGCAGAAAAAGGATTTTACTCAAAAGAGGGTCTTGCTGTAACGGTAAAAGAATATCCTAGCGGTAAGCGCGCTGTAGAGGGTATGCTTGCTGGAGCAGTTGATGTGGCATCAACTGCTGAGACACCAATTGTCTTTGCAAGCTTTGAGCGACAGGATTTTAGTATTATTGCCTCAATTGGTTCTTCAGGTGATCTAATGAGGATTATTGCCCGCAAAGACAAAGGGATTCAAAAGCCAGGGGATTTGAGAGGCAAGCGCATAGCCGTACAAAAAGGCTCAGCAACGCATTTCTTTCTGCATATCTTTCTTCTAAAAAATGGTTTGTCCGAGAAAGATGTTAACCTTTCATTCAAAAAGGTTGAGGAACTGCCCGAAGCGCTGGCGAGTGGAGAGATTGACGCCTTTTCCCAGAGAGAACCATTTATTGGCGAAGCTAAGGGGTTACTAGGAGATAATGCGGTAGTCTTTGCCGAACCAGGAATCTACTTTTTGTCAGAAGAAATGATAGCCTTGAATAGTTTAATTAAGGATAAACCAGAGGTAATTAATAGACTGCTGCGGTCATTGTTGCAGGCAGAAAGGTTTGCAAGGGAGCATCCGGATCAGGCGATTAAAATTGTTTCGAACAAACTGAAATCTTCTGAATCAGAGATTTCTGCCCTCTGGAATGGGTTTGATTTTACTGTTTCACTGAAACAGGTGATTTTTAATATTCTGGAGGATGAAGCCAGGTGGGCGATAAACAGCAAACTAACAGATAAGACAAAGGTTCCAAACTATCTTAATTTTATTTATCTAAAGGGCCTTGAGGCGGTGAAGCCTGAGGCGGTTACGATTATCAGGTGA